The Anguilla anguilla isolate fAngAng1 chromosome 19, fAngAng1.pri, whole genome shotgun sequence genome has a segment encoding these proteins:
- the LOC118219299 gene encoding troponin T, slow skeletal muscle-like isoform X36, with product MADSEEVVEEVVAEVQEDEVAPEEAEEVEVAPALEDEAPVEEEELEPAPAVEEVAPEEEPEEAPAEEEEKAPVEEEAAAPAEESEMPPADEEPTEDESRPKPKMFVPNIAPPKIPEGDKVDFDDIHRKRQDKDLQELQSLIEAHFVQRKKDEEELLALVSRIEKRRAERSEQQRIRAEREKERQARLAEEKERKEQEEHRKKHDDDAKKKKALTNMTQQYAGIQQKGEGRKGAKKQTEREKKKKILAERRKPLNIDHLNEDKLKEKANELWQWMMELEAEKFDLGEKLKRQKYDMNVLQTRIVEQQKFAKGRGKGKVGGRLR from the exons ATGGCTGACTCAGAGGAAGTcgtggaggaggtggtggctgAAGTGCA GGAGGATG AGGTTGCCCCTGAAGAAGCAGAAG AGGTGGAGGTGGCCCCGGCACTGGAAG ATGAAGCCCCTGTGGAGGAGGAAG AGCTAGAGCCTGCCCCTGCCGTAGAAG AGGTGGCCCCAGAAGAGGAACCAG AGGAGGCCCCTGCTGAGGAAGAAG AGAAGGCCCCTGTCGAGGAAGAAG CGGCCGCCCCTGCTGAGGAATCAG AGATGCCCCCGGCCGATGAAG AACCGACCGAAG ATGAATCCAGGCCAAAACCGAA GATGTTCGTGCCAAATATCGCCCCACCTAAAATCCCAGAAGGAGACAAAGTGGACTTTGAT GACATCCACAGGAAGAGGCAGGATAAGGATCTCCAGGAGCTTCAGTCCCTGATCGAGGCCCACTTCGTCCAGAGGAAGAAGGACGAGGAAGAGCTGCTGGCTCTCGTCAGCAGGATC GAGAAACGGCGGGCAGAGCGGTCGGAGCAGCAGAGAATCCGCgcggagagggagaaggaacgACAGGCCCGGCTGGCG gaggagaaggagagaaaggagcAAGAGGAACATCGCAAGAAGCACGACGACGACgccaagaagaagaaggccCTGACCAACATGACCCAGCAGTACGCCGGCATCCAGCAGAAG GGCGAGGGTCGGAAGGGAGCCAAGAagcagacggagagagagaagaagaagaagattctGGCCGAGAGACGGAAGCCTCTTAACATCGACCACCTGAACGAGGACAAGCTGAA GGAGAAGGCCAATGAGCTGTGGCAGTGGATGATGGAGCTTGAGGCAGAGAAGTTTGACCTCGGCGAAAAACTGAAGAGACAGAAATACGAC ATGAACGTGCTCCAAACCCGAATCGTTGAGCAGCAGAAGTT cGCCAAAGGTCGCGGCAAGGGCAAGGTGGGGGGCCGGCTGAGGTAA
- the LOC118219299 gene encoding troponin T, cardiac muscle-like isoform X23 yields the protein MADSEEVVEEVVAEVQEDEVAPEEAEEVEVAPALEDEAPVEEEELEPAPAVEEVAPEEEPEEAPAEEEEKAPVEEEAAAPAEESEMPPADEETPAQEEEPTEDESRPKPKMFVPNIAPPKIPEGDKVDFDDIHRKRQDKDLQELQSLIEAHFVQRKKDEEELLALVSRIEKRRAERSEQQRIRAEREKERQARLAEEKERKEQEEHRKKHDDDAKKKKALTNMTQQYAGIQQKGEGRKGAKKQTEREKKKKILAERRKPLNIDHLNEDKLKEKANELWQWMMELEAEKFDLGEKLKRQKYDMNVLQTRIVEQQKFAKGRGKGKVGGRLR from the exons ATGGCTGACTCAGAGGAAGTcgtggaggaggtggtggctgAAGTGCA GGAGGATG AGGTTGCCCCTGAAGAAGCAGAAG AGGTGGAGGTGGCCCCGGCACTGGAAG ATGAAGCCCCTGTGGAGGAGGAAG AGCTAGAGCCTGCCCCTGCCGTAGAAG AGGTGGCCCCAGAAGAGGAACCAG AGGAGGCCCCTGCTGAGGAAGAAG AGAAGGCCCCTGTCGAGGAAGAAG CGGCCGCCCCTGCTGAGGAATCAG AGATGCCCCCGGCCGATGAAG AAACTCCCGCTCAGGAGGAAG AACCGACCGAAG ATGAATCCAGGCCAAAACCGAA GATGTTCGTGCCAAATATCGCCCCACCTAAAATCCCAGAAGGAGACAAAGTGGACTTTGAT GACATCCACAGGAAGAGGCAGGATAAGGATCTCCAGGAGCTTCAGTCCCTGATCGAGGCCCACTTCGTCCAGAGGAAGAAGGACGAGGAAGAGCTGCTGGCTCTCGTCAGCAGGATC GAGAAACGGCGGGCAGAGCGGTCGGAGCAGCAGAGAATCCGCgcggagagggagaaggaacgACAGGCCCGGCTGGCG gaggagaaggagagaaaggagcAAGAGGAACATCGCAAGAAGCACGACGACGACgccaagaagaagaaggccCTGACCAACATGACCCAGCAGTACGCCGGCATCCAGCAGAAG GGCGAGGGTCGGAAGGGAGCCAAGAagcagacggagagagagaagaagaagaagattctGGCCGAGAGACGGAAGCCTCTTAACATCGACCACCTGAACGAGGACAAGCTGAA GGAGAAGGCCAATGAGCTGTGGCAGTGGATGATGGAGCTTGAGGCAGAGAAGTTTGACCTCGGCGAAAAACTGAAGAGACAGAAATACGAC ATGAACGTGCTCCAAACCCGAATCGTTGAGCAGCAGAAGTT cGCCAAAGGTCGCGGCAAGGGCAAGGTGGGGGGCCGGCTGAGGTAA
- the LOC118219299 gene encoding troponin T, cardiac muscle-like isoform X17, translating to MADSEEVVEEVVAEVQEDEVAPEEAEEVEVAPALEDEAPVEEEELEPAPAVEEVAPEEEPEEAPAEEEEKAPVEEEAAAPAEESEMPPADEETPAQEEVPEAKEPTEDESRPKPKMFVPNIAPPKIPEGDKVDFDDIHRKRQDKDLQELQSLIEAHFVQRKKDEEELLALVSRIEKRRAERSEQQRIRAEREKERQARLAEEKERKEQEEHRKKHDDDAKKKKALTNMTQQYAGIQQKGEGRKGAKKQTEREKKKKILAERRKPLNIDHLNEDKLKEKANELWQWMMELEAEKFDLGEKLKRQKYDMNVLQTRIVEQQKFAKGRGKGKVGGRLR from the exons ATGGCTGACTCAGAGGAAGTcgtggaggaggtggtggctgAAGTGCA GGAGGATG AGGTTGCCCCTGAAGAAGCAGAAG AGGTGGAGGTGGCCCCGGCACTGGAAG ATGAAGCCCCTGTGGAGGAGGAAG AGCTAGAGCCTGCCCCTGCCGTAGAAG AGGTGGCCCCAGAAGAGGAACCAG AGGAGGCCCCTGCTGAGGAAGAAG AGAAGGCCCCTGTCGAGGAAGAAG CGGCCGCCCCTGCTGAGGAATCAG AGATGCCCCCGGCCGATGAAG AAACTCCCGCTCAGGAGGAAG TGCCTGAAGCCAAAG AACCGACCGAAG ATGAATCCAGGCCAAAACCGAA GATGTTCGTGCCAAATATCGCCCCACCTAAAATCCCAGAAGGAGACAAAGTGGACTTTGAT GACATCCACAGGAAGAGGCAGGATAAGGATCTCCAGGAGCTTCAGTCCCTGATCGAGGCCCACTTCGTCCAGAGGAAGAAGGACGAGGAAGAGCTGCTGGCTCTCGTCAGCAGGATC GAGAAACGGCGGGCAGAGCGGTCGGAGCAGCAGAGAATCCGCgcggagagggagaaggaacgACAGGCCCGGCTGGCG gaggagaaggagagaaaggagcAAGAGGAACATCGCAAGAAGCACGACGACGACgccaagaagaagaaggccCTGACCAACATGACCCAGCAGTACGCCGGCATCCAGCAGAAG GGCGAGGGTCGGAAGGGAGCCAAGAagcagacggagagagagaagaagaagaagattctGGCCGAGAGACGGAAGCCTCTTAACATCGACCACCTGAACGAGGACAAGCTGAA GGAGAAGGCCAATGAGCTGTGGCAGTGGATGATGGAGCTTGAGGCAGAGAAGTTTGACCTCGGCGAAAAACTGAAGAGACAGAAATACGAC ATGAACGTGCTCCAAACCCGAATCGTTGAGCAGCAGAAGTT cGCCAAAGGTCGCGGCAAGGGCAAGGTGGGGGGCCGGCTGAGGTAA
- the LOC118219299 gene encoding troponin T, cardiac muscle-like isoform X35 codes for MADSEEVVEEVVAEVQEDEVAPEEAEEVEVAPALEDEAPVEEEELEPAPAVEEVAPEEEPEEAPAEEEEKAPVEEEAAAPAEESEEAPVDDQEPTEDESRPKPKMFVPNIAPPKIPEGDKVDFDDIHRKRQDKDLQELQSLIEAHFVQRKKDEEELLALVSRIEKRRAERSEQQRIRAEREKERQARLAEEKERKEQEEHRKKHDDDAKKKKALTNMTQQYAGIQQKGEGRKGAKKQTEREKKKKILAERRKPLNIDHLNEDKLKEKANELWQWMMELEAEKFDLGEKLKRQKYDMNVLQTRIVEQQKFAKGRGKGKVGGRLR; via the exons ATGGCTGACTCAGAGGAAGTcgtggaggaggtggtggctgAAGTGCA GGAGGATG AGGTTGCCCCTGAAGAAGCAGAAG AGGTGGAGGTGGCCCCGGCACTGGAAG ATGAAGCCCCTGTGGAGGAGGAAG AGCTAGAGCCTGCCCCTGCCGTAGAAG AGGTGGCCCCAGAAGAGGAACCAG AGGAGGCCCCTGCTGAGGAAGAAG AGAAGGCCCCTGTCGAGGAAGAAG CGGCCGCCCCTGCTGAGGAATCAG AGGAGGCTCCTGTGGATGATCAAG AACCGACCGAAG ATGAATCCAGGCCAAAACCGAA GATGTTCGTGCCAAATATCGCCCCACCTAAAATCCCAGAAGGAGACAAAGTGGACTTTGAT GACATCCACAGGAAGAGGCAGGATAAGGATCTCCAGGAGCTTCAGTCCCTGATCGAGGCCCACTTCGTCCAGAGGAAGAAGGACGAGGAAGAGCTGCTGGCTCTCGTCAGCAGGATC GAGAAACGGCGGGCAGAGCGGTCGGAGCAGCAGAGAATCCGCgcggagagggagaaggaacgACAGGCCCGGCTGGCG gaggagaaggagagaaaggagcAAGAGGAACATCGCAAGAAGCACGACGACGACgccaagaagaagaaggccCTGACCAACATGACCCAGCAGTACGCCGGCATCCAGCAGAAG GGCGAGGGTCGGAAGGGAGCCAAGAagcagacggagagagagaagaagaagaagattctGGCCGAGAGACGGAAGCCTCTTAACATCGACCACCTGAACGAGGACAAGCTGAA GGAGAAGGCCAATGAGCTGTGGCAGTGGATGATGGAGCTTGAGGCAGAGAAGTTTGACCTCGGCGAAAAACTGAAGAGACAGAAATACGAC ATGAACGTGCTCCAAACCCGAATCGTTGAGCAGCAGAAGTT cGCCAAAGGTCGCGGCAAGGGCAAGGTGGGGGGCCGGCTGAGGTAA
- the LOC118219299 gene encoding troponin T, cardiac muscle-like isoform X44, with the protein MADSEEVVEEVVAEVQEDEVAPEEAEEVEVAPALEDEAPVEEEEEAPAEEEAAAPAEESEEAPVDDQEMPPADEETPAQEEVPEAKEPTEDESRPKPKMFVPNIAPPKIPEGDKVDFDDIHRKRQDKDLQELQSLIEAHFVQRKKDEEELLALVSRIEKRRAERSEQQRIRAEREKERQARLAEEKERKEQEEHRKKHDDDAKKKKALTNMTQQYAGIQQKGEGRKGAKKQTEREKKKKILAERRKPLNIDHLNEDKLKEKANELWQWMMELEAEKFDLGEKLKRQKYDMNVLQTRIVEQQKFAKGRGKGKVGGRLR; encoded by the exons ATGGCTGACTCAGAGGAAGTcgtggaggaggtggtggctgAAGTGCA GGAGGATG AGGTTGCCCCTGAAGAAGCAGAAG AGGTGGAGGTGGCCCCGGCACTGGAAG ATGAAGCCCCTGTGGAGGAGGAAG AGGAGGCCCCTGCTGAGGAAGAAG CGGCCGCCCCTGCTGAGGAATCAG AGGAGGCTCCTGTGGATGATCAAG AGATGCCCCCGGCCGATGAAG AAACTCCCGCTCAGGAGGAAG TGCCTGAAGCCAAAG AACCGACCGAAG ATGAATCCAGGCCAAAACCGAA GATGTTCGTGCCAAATATCGCCCCACCTAAAATCCCAGAAGGAGACAAAGTGGACTTTGAT GACATCCACAGGAAGAGGCAGGATAAGGATCTCCAGGAGCTTCAGTCCCTGATCGAGGCCCACTTCGTCCAGAGGAAGAAGGACGAGGAAGAGCTGCTGGCTCTCGTCAGCAGGATC GAGAAACGGCGGGCAGAGCGGTCGGAGCAGCAGAGAATCCGCgcggagagggagaaggaacgACAGGCCCGGCTGGCG gaggagaaggagagaaaggagcAAGAGGAACATCGCAAGAAGCACGACGACGACgccaagaagaagaaggccCTGACCAACATGACCCAGCAGTACGCCGGCATCCAGCAGAAG GGCGAGGGTCGGAAGGGAGCCAAGAagcagacggagagagagaagaagaagaagattctGGCCGAGAGACGGAAGCCTCTTAACATCGACCACCTGAACGAGGACAAGCTGAA GGAGAAGGCCAATGAGCTGTGGCAGTGGATGATGGAGCTTGAGGCAGAGAAGTTTGACCTCGGCGAAAAACTGAAGAGACAGAAATACGAC ATGAACGTGCTCCAAACCCGAATCGTTGAGCAGCAGAAGTT cGCCAAAGGTCGCGGCAAGGGCAAGGTGGGGGGCCGGCTGAGGTAA
- the LOC118219299 gene encoding troponin T, slow skeletal muscle-like isoform X19, with product MADSEEVVEEVVAEVQEDEVAPEEAEEVEVAPALEDEAPVEEEELEPAPAVEEVAPEEEPEEAPAEEEAAAPAEESEEAPVDDQEMPPADEETPAQEEVPEAKEPTEDESRPKPKMFVPNIAPPKIPEGDKVDFDDIHRKRQDKDLQELQSLIEAHFVQRKKDEEELLALVSRIEKRRAERSEQQRIRAEREKERQARLAEEKERKEQEEHRKKHDDDAKKKKALTNMTQQYAGIQQKGEGRKGAKKQTEREKKKKILAERRKPLNIDHLNEDKLKEKANELWQWMMELEAEKFDLGEKLKRQKYDMNVLQTRIVEQQKFAKGRGKGKVGGRLR from the exons ATGGCTGACTCAGAGGAAGTcgtggaggaggtggtggctgAAGTGCA GGAGGATG AGGTTGCCCCTGAAGAAGCAGAAG AGGTGGAGGTGGCCCCGGCACTGGAAG ATGAAGCCCCTGTGGAGGAGGAAG AGCTAGAGCCTGCCCCTGCCGTAGAAG AGGTGGCCCCAGAAGAGGAACCAG AGGAGGCCCCTGCTGAGGAAGAAG CGGCCGCCCCTGCTGAGGAATCAG AGGAGGCTCCTGTGGATGATCAAG AGATGCCCCCGGCCGATGAAG AAACTCCCGCTCAGGAGGAAG TGCCTGAAGCCAAAG AACCGACCGAAG ATGAATCCAGGCCAAAACCGAA GATGTTCGTGCCAAATATCGCCCCACCTAAAATCCCAGAAGGAGACAAAGTGGACTTTGAT GACATCCACAGGAAGAGGCAGGATAAGGATCTCCAGGAGCTTCAGTCCCTGATCGAGGCCCACTTCGTCCAGAGGAAGAAGGACGAGGAAGAGCTGCTGGCTCTCGTCAGCAGGATC GAGAAACGGCGGGCAGAGCGGTCGGAGCAGCAGAGAATCCGCgcggagagggagaaggaacgACAGGCCCGGCTGGCG gaggagaaggagagaaaggagcAAGAGGAACATCGCAAGAAGCACGACGACGACgccaagaagaagaaggccCTGACCAACATGACCCAGCAGTACGCCGGCATCCAGCAGAAG GGCGAGGGTCGGAAGGGAGCCAAGAagcagacggagagagagaagaagaagaagattctGGCCGAGAGACGGAAGCCTCTTAACATCGACCACCTGAACGAGGACAAGCTGAA GGAGAAGGCCAATGAGCTGTGGCAGTGGATGATGGAGCTTGAGGCAGAGAAGTTTGACCTCGGCGAAAAACTGAAGAGACAGAAATACGAC ATGAACGTGCTCCAAACCCGAATCGTTGAGCAGCAGAAGTT cGCCAAAGGTCGCGGCAAGGGCAAGGTGGGGGGCCGGCTGAGGTAA
- the LOC118219299 gene encoding troponin T, slow skeletal muscle-like isoform X45: MADSEEVVEEVVAEVQEDEVAPEEAEEVEVAPALEDEAPVEEEELEPAPAVEEVAPEEEPEEAPAEEEEKAPVEEEAAAPAEESEPTEDESRPKPKMFVPNIAPPKIPEGDKVDFDDIHRKRQDKDLQELQSLIEAHFVQRKKDEEELLALVSRIEKRRAERSEQQRIRAEREKERQARLAEEKERKEQEEHRKKHDDDAKKKKALTNMTQQYAGIQQKGEGRKGAKKQTEREKKKKILAERRKPLNIDHLNEDKLKEKANELWQWMMELEAEKFDLGEKLKRQKYDMNVLQTRIVEQQKFAKGRGKGKVGGRLR; this comes from the exons ATGGCTGACTCAGAGGAAGTcgtggaggaggtggtggctgAAGTGCA GGAGGATG AGGTTGCCCCTGAAGAAGCAGAAG AGGTGGAGGTGGCCCCGGCACTGGAAG ATGAAGCCCCTGTGGAGGAGGAAG AGCTAGAGCCTGCCCCTGCCGTAGAAG AGGTGGCCCCAGAAGAGGAACCAG AGGAGGCCCCTGCTGAGGAAGAAG AGAAGGCCCCTGTCGAGGAAGAAG CGGCCGCCCCTGCTGAGGAATCAG AACCGACCGAAG ATGAATCCAGGCCAAAACCGAA GATGTTCGTGCCAAATATCGCCCCACCTAAAATCCCAGAAGGAGACAAAGTGGACTTTGAT GACATCCACAGGAAGAGGCAGGATAAGGATCTCCAGGAGCTTCAGTCCCTGATCGAGGCCCACTTCGTCCAGAGGAAGAAGGACGAGGAAGAGCTGCTGGCTCTCGTCAGCAGGATC GAGAAACGGCGGGCAGAGCGGTCGGAGCAGCAGAGAATCCGCgcggagagggagaaggaacgACAGGCCCGGCTGGCG gaggagaaggagagaaaggagcAAGAGGAACATCGCAAGAAGCACGACGACGACgccaagaagaagaaggccCTGACCAACATGACCCAGCAGTACGCCGGCATCCAGCAGAAG GGCGAGGGTCGGAAGGGAGCCAAGAagcagacggagagagagaagaagaagaagattctGGCCGAGAGACGGAAGCCTCTTAACATCGACCACCTGAACGAGGACAAGCTGAA GGAGAAGGCCAATGAGCTGTGGCAGTGGATGATGGAGCTTGAGGCAGAGAAGTTTGACCTCGGCGAAAAACTGAAGAGACAGAAATACGAC ATGAACGTGCTCCAAACCCGAATCGTTGAGCAGCAGAAGTT cGCCAAAGGTCGCGGCAAGGGCAAGGTGGGGGGCCGGCTGAGGTAA
- the LOC118219299 gene encoding troponin T, cardiac muscle-like isoform X15 codes for MADSEEVVEEVVAEVQEDEVAPEEAEEVEVAPALEDEAPVEEEELEPAPAVEEVAPEEEPEEAPAEEEEKAPVEEEAAAPAEESEEAPVDDQETPAQEEVPEAKEPTEDESRPKPKMFVPNIAPPKIPEGDKVDFDDIHRKRQDKDLQELQSLIEAHFVQRKKDEEELLALVSRIEKRRAERSEQQRIRAEREKERQARLAEEKERKEQEEHRKKHDDDAKKKKALTNMTQQYAGIQQKGEGRKGAKKQTEREKKKKILAERRKPLNIDHLNEDKLKEKANELWQWMMELEAEKFDLGEKLKRQKYDMNVLQTRIVEQQKFAKGRGKGKVGGRLR; via the exons ATGGCTGACTCAGAGGAAGTcgtggaggaggtggtggctgAAGTGCA GGAGGATG AGGTTGCCCCTGAAGAAGCAGAAG AGGTGGAGGTGGCCCCGGCACTGGAAG ATGAAGCCCCTGTGGAGGAGGAAG AGCTAGAGCCTGCCCCTGCCGTAGAAG AGGTGGCCCCAGAAGAGGAACCAG AGGAGGCCCCTGCTGAGGAAGAAG AGAAGGCCCCTGTCGAGGAAGAAG CGGCCGCCCCTGCTGAGGAATCAG AGGAGGCTCCTGTGGATGATCAAG AAACTCCCGCTCAGGAGGAAG TGCCTGAAGCCAAAG AACCGACCGAAG ATGAATCCAGGCCAAAACCGAA GATGTTCGTGCCAAATATCGCCCCACCTAAAATCCCAGAAGGAGACAAAGTGGACTTTGAT GACATCCACAGGAAGAGGCAGGATAAGGATCTCCAGGAGCTTCAGTCCCTGATCGAGGCCCACTTCGTCCAGAGGAAGAAGGACGAGGAAGAGCTGCTGGCTCTCGTCAGCAGGATC GAGAAACGGCGGGCAGAGCGGTCGGAGCAGCAGAGAATCCGCgcggagagggagaaggaacgACAGGCCCGGCTGGCG gaggagaaggagagaaaggagcAAGAGGAACATCGCAAGAAGCACGACGACGACgccaagaagaagaaggccCTGACCAACATGACCCAGCAGTACGCCGGCATCCAGCAGAAG GGCGAGGGTCGGAAGGGAGCCAAGAagcagacggagagagagaagaagaagaagattctGGCCGAGAGACGGAAGCCTCTTAACATCGACCACCTGAACGAGGACAAGCTGAA GGAGAAGGCCAATGAGCTGTGGCAGTGGATGATGGAGCTTGAGGCAGAGAAGTTTGACCTCGGCGAAAAACTGAAGAGACAGAAATACGAC ATGAACGTGCTCCAAACCCGAATCGTTGAGCAGCAGAAGTT cGCCAAAGGTCGCGGCAAGGGCAAGGTGGGGGGCCGGCTGAGGTAA
- the LOC118219299 gene encoding troponin T, cardiac muscle-like isoform X42 — MADSEEVVEEVVAEVQEDEVAPEEAEEVEVAPALEDEAPVEEEEKAPVEEEAAAPAEESEEAPVDDQEMPPADEETPAQEEVPEAKEPTEDESRPKPKMFVPNIAPPKIPEGDKVDFDDIHRKRQDKDLQELQSLIEAHFVQRKKDEEELLALVSRIEKRRAERSEQQRIRAEREKERQARLAEEKERKEQEEHRKKHDDDAKKKKALTNMTQQYAGIQQKGEGRKGAKKQTEREKKKKILAERRKPLNIDHLNEDKLKEKANELWQWMMELEAEKFDLGEKLKRQKYDMNVLQTRIVEQQKFAKGRGKGKVGGRLR; from the exons ATGGCTGACTCAGAGGAAGTcgtggaggaggtggtggctgAAGTGCA GGAGGATG AGGTTGCCCCTGAAGAAGCAGAAG AGGTGGAGGTGGCCCCGGCACTGGAAG ATGAAGCCCCTGTGGAGGAGGAAG AGAAGGCCCCTGTCGAGGAAGAAG CGGCCGCCCCTGCTGAGGAATCAG AGGAGGCTCCTGTGGATGATCAAG AGATGCCCCCGGCCGATGAAG AAACTCCCGCTCAGGAGGAAG TGCCTGAAGCCAAAG AACCGACCGAAG ATGAATCCAGGCCAAAACCGAA GATGTTCGTGCCAAATATCGCCCCACCTAAAATCCCAGAAGGAGACAAAGTGGACTTTGAT GACATCCACAGGAAGAGGCAGGATAAGGATCTCCAGGAGCTTCAGTCCCTGATCGAGGCCCACTTCGTCCAGAGGAAGAAGGACGAGGAAGAGCTGCTGGCTCTCGTCAGCAGGATC GAGAAACGGCGGGCAGAGCGGTCGGAGCAGCAGAGAATCCGCgcggagagggagaaggaacgACAGGCCCGGCTGGCG gaggagaaggagagaaaggagcAAGAGGAACATCGCAAGAAGCACGACGACGACgccaagaagaagaaggccCTGACCAACATGACCCAGCAGTACGCCGGCATCCAGCAGAAG GGCGAGGGTCGGAAGGGAGCCAAGAagcagacggagagagagaagaagaagaagattctGGCCGAGAGACGGAAGCCTCTTAACATCGACCACCTGAACGAGGACAAGCTGAA GGAGAAGGCCAATGAGCTGTGGCAGTGGATGATGGAGCTTGAGGCAGAGAAGTTTGACCTCGGCGAAAAACTGAAGAGACAGAAATACGAC ATGAACGTGCTCCAAACCCGAATCGTTGAGCAGCAGAAGTT cGCCAAAGGTCGCGGCAAGGGCAAGGTGGGGGGCCGGCTGAGGTAA
- the LOC118219299 gene encoding troponin T, cardiac muscle-like isoform X8, producing the protein MADSEEVVEEVVAEVQEDEVAPEEAEEVEVAPALEDEAPVEEEELEPAPAVEEVAPEEEPEEAPAEEEEKAPVEEEAAAPAEESEEAPVDDQEMPPADEETPAQEEEPTEDESRPKPKMFVPNIAPPKIPEGDKVDFDDIHRKRQDKDLQELQSLIEAHFVQRKKDEEELLALVSRIEKRRAERSEQQRIRAEREKERQARLAEEKERKEQEEHRKKHDDDAKKKKALTNMTQQYAGIQQKGEGRKGAKKQTEREKKKKILAERRKPLNIDHLNEDKLKEKANELWQWMMELEAEKFDLGEKLKRQKYDMNVLQTRIVEQQKFAKGRGKGKVGGRLR; encoded by the exons ATGGCTGACTCAGAGGAAGTcgtggaggaggtggtggctgAAGTGCA GGAGGATG AGGTTGCCCCTGAAGAAGCAGAAG AGGTGGAGGTGGCCCCGGCACTGGAAG ATGAAGCCCCTGTGGAGGAGGAAG AGCTAGAGCCTGCCCCTGCCGTAGAAG AGGTGGCCCCAGAAGAGGAACCAG AGGAGGCCCCTGCTGAGGAAGAAG AGAAGGCCCCTGTCGAGGAAGAAG CGGCCGCCCCTGCTGAGGAATCAG AGGAGGCTCCTGTGGATGATCAAG AGATGCCCCCGGCCGATGAAG AAACTCCCGCTCAGGAGGAAG AACCGACCGAAG ATGAATCCAGGCCAAAACCGAA GATGTTCGTGCCAAATATCGCCCCACCTAAAATCCCAGAAGGAGACAAAGTGGACTTTGAT GACATCCACAGGAAGAGGCAGGATAAGGATCTCCAGGAGCTTCAGTCCCTGATCGAGGCCCACTTCGTCCAGAGGAAGAAGGACGAGGAAGAGCTGCTGGCTCTCGTCAGCAGGATC GAGAAACGGCGGGCAGAGCGGTCGGAGCAGCAGAGAATCCGCgcggagagggagaaggaacgACAGGCCCGGCTGGCG gaggagaaggagagaaaggagcAAGAGGAACATCGCAAGAAGCACGACGACGACgccaagaagaagaaggccCTGACCAACATGACCCAGCAGTACGCCGGCATCCAGCAGAAG GGCGAGGGTCGGAAGGGAGCCAAGAagcagacggagagagagaagaagaagaagattctGGCCGAGAGACGGAAGCCTCTTAACATCGACCACCTGAACGAGGACAAGCTGAA GGAGAAGGCCAATGAGCTGTGGCAGTGGATGATGGAGCTTGAGGCAGAGAAGTTTGACCTCGGCGAAAAACTGAAGAGACAGAAATACGAC ATGAACGTGCTCCAAACCCGAATCGTTGAGCAGCAGAAGTT cGCCAAAGGTCGCGGCAAGGGCAAGGTGGGGGGCCGGCTGAGGTAA